In one Neobacillus sp. CF12 genomic region, the following are encoded:
- a CDS encoding amidohydrolase, translating to MIHAKIKEAIQTYSEELTRLRRTLHSEPEVSWEEYKTTEFVCKYLDQLGISYRKTEPTGVIAEIQGGKPGKTVALRGDMDALQVEELNKDLEYASKEEGKMHACGHDAHTAMLLIAAKALNDIKEELPGNVRLLFQPAEEVAEGAKALVKQGAMEGVDNVFGIHIWSQMPTHKVSCTPGPSFASADLFRVTFKGRGGHGAMPHACIDAAIVASSFVMNVQTVVSRTVDAQHPAVLTIGKMVVGTRFNVIAENAVIEGTVRCFHPETRDHIETQLQHYADQVAAIYGATAKVEYIRGTKAVINDEYSANLVQKVAADAFGDDVVYNEKPTMGGEDFSEYLDHAPGSFALVGSGNRVKDTEWAHHHGKFNIDEDALATGAELYAQYAWAFLNE from the coding sequence ATGATACATGCAAAAATAAAAGAAGCCATTCAAACATATAGTGAAGAACTCACACGGTTACGGAGAACGCTTCACTCCGAACCAGAAGTATCCTGGGAGGAATACAAAACTACTGAATTTGTATGTAAATACCTTGATCAATTAGGTATCTCCTATCGAAAAACCGAACCCACAGGTGTTATAGCGGAAATTCAAGGGGGCAAGCCGGGTAAAACGGTTGCCTTACGTGGAGACATGGATGCATTGCAGGTGGAGGAACTGAATAAGGATTTAGAATATGCCTCTAAAGAGGAAGGGAAAATGCATGCCTGCGGCCATGATGCCCATACAGCCATGCTATTAATTGCCGCCAAAGCGCTTAATGATATAAAGGAAGAATTGCCGGGTAATGTGCGACTATTATTCCAGCCGGCAGAAGAAGTAGCAGAAGGAGCAAAAGCATTGGTGAAACAAGGTGCAATGGAAGGAGTGGATAACGTCTTTGGTATCCACATTTGGTCTCAAATGCCAACGCACAAAGTTTCGTGTACCCCTGGACCGTCCTTTGCTTCAGCAGATTTATTTAGAGTCACGTTCAAGGGCAGAGGCGGACATGGAGCCATGCCGCATGCATGTATTGATGCTGCGATCGTAGCGTCATCCTTCGTCATGAATGTACAAACTGTTGTATCAAGAACTGTTGATGCTCAACATCCTGCCGTTCTGACGATTGGAAAGATGGTCGTTGGTACCAGATTCAATGTAATAGCTGAAAATGCAGTAATTGAAGGGACCGTCCGCTGTTTCCACCCTGAAACGAGGGACCATATTGAAACGCAGCTCCAGCATTACGCTGACCAGGTAGCTGCGATATACGGTGCAACCGCAAAGGTGGAATATATCCGTGGAACCAAAGCGGTAATTAACGATGAATACAGTGCAAACCTAGTTCAAAAAGTTGCCGCAGATGCGTTTGGGGATGATGTGGTCTATAACGAAAAACCAACCATGGGCGGCGAAGACTTCAGTGAATACCTCGACCATGCACCAGGCAGCTTTGCCCTAGTCGGCAGCGGAAATCGGGTAAAAGACACAGAATGGGCCCACCACCACGGCAAATTCAACATCGACGAAGACGCCCTCGCAACAGGAGCAGAACTCTACGCGCAATATGCTTGGGCATTCTTAAATGAATAA